A region of the Fulvia fulva chromosome 7, complete sequence genome:
AGTGAACGTCAAGATCGACTTGCCAGGACCGGTGTAAACCTCACCAATGAAGATCTCGATCGCGAAGCAGAGTAGGATGAGACTACCCAGTACCACGACAGCTGCTATCGCGAACGGAATCTGCAAGAGCTGGCGCTTGAGACGGTCCTCCCATGGGAAGATGAGTTGCTTCTCGCCAGTCGCTGGGTCCTCGACCTCCTTGGTTGGTCGGAAGTCGTGACGCTTGTTCTCGATGTTGCCAACACCACGGACGCCCCATCTGATGGCAAGATCACCTTCCTTGTGCTTCCACCACTCGATGAAGACAGTAGCCCAGAGGCAGGAGAAGATTGCATACAGCGGGCTGAAGGAGCCTAGCACTAGCCAGGCGAAGAATCCAAATCCTGCGGGAGCTAACAGGAAAGTGAAGTATGTCTGTTCGAAGGCGAAGTAGAAGGCCACTTTCTCGCCAAAGCGATCCCGAATGTTGTCAAGATCTTCAGTCTGGATCTGCCACTGAGTAGCCCACTTCGTCATAAGCTGTTTGTTGAACGTATGGTCGTGCAACGCGAACACGCTTTCCACATACGGCCACTCACGAGACTTCGGTCGAATGCCAGCTCCGCCATCTTGTTCATAGTTTGTGATGAGTTGATAGATGATCCGGAGACGTTCCGCATCAGTCAGTGGATCTTGCTCGAGAGAGGCTCGAACGTCAGTAGCAGGCTCTCCAGCTCGTACACCATGGATCCAGTCCTTGACACGACTTCTGTAGATCTCGGCGTACATGTGCTCAGCACTTGCCACTCTGGTGAAGGCCAGCAGGGAGTCCTCCTTGCCATTCCGGGTTTCAATAGCCAGACCGACTTGTGCCAGTCTTTGACAGAGTTGCTCGAAGCTCGCGGCGGCCTTGACCTTTTCTGAAGGCGGAGAGCGGAAAACAATCACATAGTCGACGTCCATGTTGGTGGACAAGGCATGACTCTTAGCCATATCGCCTGGTACCAGCTGGGTCGTGACCAGCTCACTAATAGTTCGTGGAAATGTTGACCGCTTCTTGATGGGCTGCAATTGTACGTCAAGATCGTCTGCGGATGCTGTTGTCTTCTTCTTGATGATTACCAGCGGCGTGCCGGTGTCGTCCTGCTCCGACATGCACTTTGAAGTGGAACAGGTAAGGATGTGCAATGCTAAGGAGATATAGAAGCGGACTAGGTACGTAACGGCGTTGTTGGTCCAGCCAATGTGTCAAGATGTCGTTTGTTTGGGCGAAGACTTTCCAGGTTTCAGTAGTCGCGCAAGTGGCAGGTGAACGTCATCCTGCATTGGAGAGAGAAAGCGCGGCCACGTTGTGTCGGTCTTGGCAGATCTCGCGTGCCTGATCTCGCGTGCCTTTCGTGATTGTCCTCAATATCAATATCAATATCAACCTTGTTCGTCAGACACGCATCATGCATGGCACAACGACATAAGTGAGATCCCACGGACTCGTCAGATATGAATGGTCAAAAACCTATATACATGCTGTGACAACAGTGCTATACATACAAGGGGTGTTTCGCGACATCATCGCGTCCCTATGCAGTGATGAATTCCAGTCTGATCTTCATTCACACATGCCAGCGCTGATACCATCGGCGCAGCTCGAGACCCGCTGAGGCTCTCATGCGACGTGACTGACTCTTCACTAGCTTCTTTGGGGGCTTTCAACCCCTTCGCCAGCAGTTGTTAAGTCATCTGACTTTTCGACAGCTTCGATGTTCGCGAAAGCGCGGCGGCGACGTTCCTACTGCCTCGCGAAACCAATCGGATCGAAGGAGTGTCCCTGCTGGGATCCTAATCATGCCCGGGCCATTCAGCCCATCAACAGGCTCAATCGGACGATTCGTCAGGGACCCGATCGATGGCCGAAGGCCGTATGGTGCTTCCTCCAGAGCTGCGTTCGATCAACTGGACTCGTTAGATGGTCAAGACCTGCCAGGGCTGGTCGACAGGAGTCTTCGCCGTCTTCCGGTCGATGGAATAGGGGCGGGCGAGGGGAGAGCTTGTGTTGAAGGGGGTTCAGGGACAGGGCGATGCTGGTGATATCCAAGGCTTTCCGAGCTGGGTCATCTACAGCGGACCATATTTAAATTGGAGGCCACGCCTATCGAGCTCCCTTAGACTGCAGTCGACTCAGTCAGCTCTTCTCTAGGAATCTTACCGTAGAGTTGGAAGGAAAGGACATGGTCGTCACGATGGATAGTTCATCCAGGCTTTGCAAATGCCAACCTTAGTGCTGAGATAAGAACGATACCTCAAGTAGTTGAGCCGAGGCTTCAGCAGCTGTTTTATCGAAAATGGGAGAGGTGATCTTGAGGTCAACGTTTGTTGATGGCTCCGACTCCGCTGTAGATACGCTTCGACCTCATGGCATGATTCGAAGGCACTGCTGGACCGCGCCATTCGAGGGAGACACCAGGAGGCAGGTTCTCTGCGTTAGCATGCATCGCGGAAGCCATCCCCTTAACGTTGGCCGGTCGCTGACGCTTCTGTGGGCGGTGGTAGAGCATGCTCGCTATCCTCCGTGATTTGAGCCATGGCACACATCGGTTCGTGGTTGCAAGGGCATGACGCCTGCTCCGTGGAGATATTGTATCGTGTGCTCGTGAATCGCTCGTCCACTGAAGCCCTCAAGTCATCGCCCTCTGATGAGTAGCGAAATCGAATGAAATCGCGAGATGGAGCATCTATCCTGAGCGGCATCTTCTCGGCAGTTGAGAACAAGCAATGCTGGTCGTCTCGAAGCAACATCGCGTCTTGAACTTCACAGCGTCATCATCGGACTTCCAAACCATCACCAAAGTCATGTTGTTGACACTGACCATGATTGATGAAAGATAGAGCGAGATAAGACGCGCCCAGATATGGTTACCGCGCAAAACGGTCAGTCGCGTACATGACGCGAACTGCATATCTACAACGTCACCGCTCCATCATCTTTCTTGAAGCTCTCTCCCGAACAGCACTCTGACAAGCAAAGCTCTAACCGTACTCTAACCATACAGCTACACGAGCCTGAATCGACTGCCGCTTCAGGATTCTCCCGCCAACAAAACAACTACAACAAACTCAACAACGCTCATCATGTCGCTCTTCCGATCAAGCCTCCTGCGCTCCGCTCCTCGCACAACCAGCCTCAATGTAGCTGCCCGACGCTTCGCCAGCGGTGACTACGGCTCAGGCGCCGTCAAGCCTGGCACACCCAACAACGCCGTCGACAAGGAGCACCCAGGCCCACCGCCACCCAGCGTGGCTCAAAAGGGCAACGAGCATAAGTCAGGCAGCAACGACTCGCAAAAGAGCGACAGCAACGATGCACAGAAGTCTGGCTCATCATCATCAAGTGGAAAGAGTACGTCTGATAAACCTCAACCAAAGATCCTCAGCGCAAACCCGCCAGCCGAGGGACAGGAGCCCGAGGATGTGGCCGAACACAACAGAGAGATGGCACAGAGAGCTGACAAAGCGGCTGAGAAGGTGAGCAATGAAGATGCGAAAGACGATAAGGTTTCGAAAGGGTTCTGGTCAGGTAAGAGAACTCATATCCACGTTTTGGTGAAGGACGTGCTGACATGAACACAGGTACAGGTGGACGGGATCGCGAACCGTAGATTGCATGGCAGGCGCGCTTTGCATTTCCACGGCGTTGACAGTGTAGGATCCGACAGACTTGTGTACCAGTAGCAAATGAATCAGAATGACAGACACCATGAGACATACAGATAATGTTTGCACCAGCACTTCCAAGACATGCATCACACACAAGAGCCAGGGCGTTGCAACTTATAACAGCTTACATTTGCAAGCCGTTGATTGTGACGGCGTGCACATCACTGCAGGAACCTCTCATGATACCATTAGAATGGGAGTCTCCCAGTATGACATCCCATCATCCACATAACATGCTAGCAGTCAACAGAAGTCAGTTCAATCCGGTGCCCACCTACCGCGCGCTGAAGAGAAAGCGGGCAGATGAAGATCAGGAGATCGCAACTATGATGAAGCTCCGGGCATCACAAGACGTCGACCTTGCTTGCATGGCGGAAGGAGCTCGGGCGCTGAAAACAAGGCGGTGAATAGTTCAGTTGGTCTTCATCAACATTCCATGGCTGACTGCAAAGTAGTTTCGATACTGGAACCATCGACATTGTTGTCGGCAGTGCTAGGCCTCGGACCTTCCTCGTGCCACAAGTTCTGCTGCACCATGCATCTCCCGTCTTCTGCAATATGCTCAAAGGCTCGTGGAAAGAGGCCAAGACCGGTCGCATCGAACTCCCAGACGACGAACCAGATACCGTCAACCTTTACATCGATTTTTGGCAAGTGGCAAGATCGCCTCTCAGCCTGAGAACGGTCTTCATCTCAACATCAACGAACTCCAGGGGTTGGAGTGGAGAACCCTCGCGGAGCTCTACATTTTCGGAGAAAAGTATCAAGACGACCCCTTCTGCAATGCTGTCGTATCAGCCATGGCAGATCTCTCAGATAGGCGGGCCTGCGTCCAAGACATCATGCCAAACTCTCCATCAGATGCAACAGAAGAGGACTTTATCGATCACATGGGGGAGAGACTCGAGCGAGCGCTGAAGCGAGGAGATCTCCAGGACCGTTGGGCCAAGCATCCCTACCAGAAAGTTGTTGAACTCATCTATGGCGGTACACCACAAAGCTCACCAGTTCGAAAGTTGATGGTGGCAATCCATATCAAAGAACCTGCCATGCCAGCTTGGATGAAGGATGAAAGTGATGGGCGGAATGCGGAGTTCACGAAGGATCTGCTGGGAGCTTTGTTTGAGGAGAGGAGGATGGCATCGGTGGAGCAGCTGAAGCGGTATGCTGGAAAGCATGCCATGTTCGCGCGCCGGGAGGAGTTCTTTAAGAAATAATTGGGGTTTCTCGTTGTTTTCTACACCTCTGGTCAGCAGCTTATGTTACCGCATGTGTTGAGTGCATGTATTCGACAGAGAGCACGAAACATCGATGTCATTGTTCCAGAGCGACTACTGCATTTATGCAGTCGTTCTTGCCTGCCCTGTGCTGGACCCACATCCCCGGACTCCATGTAGGTTGCTTGACTTCTCTTGGCTGCCGACATGAAAAACTGCCGCGATCTGCCCTTCCTACTACTCTAGCAACTTTCAAGACAGTGAGCTTCGCCTAGACCAACGAAACCCCAAAGAATCGCATTCGACGCTCACGCACATGGTTGCTATCGATCGCATCGGACCCAAGAGCAGCAGCCTATGAACGGTACATCCAAGAAGTCAATATGTCCATGACTTCTAAGATGTGGGGCCCCCACTTCGGCACATGTCACGGTCCCGGACGACCGCACCGGCCACAAACCACCGCCAAGCTCACCCCCCAAGTATCTCGGCAGGAACTCACCAGTGTAGCCCACACCTTTGTGCGACATCTGGTTGTTTTTCCAAATAATGTCGACACCAAGGATGTCTAGGAGACGTATCATTCGTGGTTGGTGATGCCTCCGCTATGGCATCATCCAATGGCTTGAAGTTTAAATGCTCCATGGACCCTTCCAGTTTTCCCCAAGATTGTTTGGCACCTAAGTGTGAGATGCGAAGATGTGGATACTTAAACATGGTTTGCCCGCATGTGTGGTCTGCTCTGATGTATACATTTTGAGGTGTTTGGAAGATCAGCAAGATGGCGGCTAAAGTGATTCACTTCGACTATGGTAAATCGTTCTCCTGCCACTCTTCGATCTCTACCACCTCTAAAACATATCCTAGAATTCTCCCCCGTCGGCCAAAAGACCAAATTGGTCCTGAAAGCAGCCGGCATCCCCTTCGAACGATGCGACCAACCCGCCCTGCTCCCGCGCCCATCTCTCGAAGCCCTGGACATCACATACCGCCGCATCCCCCTCCTCGCAATCGGCAAGGACATCTACTGCGACTCCGAGCTCGTCATCAAGGTCGCTCTTGAGCAGCTAGGAAAGCTCCCCACCTCCCTCGCCGACAAGGCCTTCAAGGAGTGGGGCGATAATGTCTTCTCGGACGTGTGCCTTCTCATTCCAGCAGAAGTGCTGACCCCAGAATTCAACAAGGACCGCGGCGCGGTGAATTTCATGTCCATCCAACGACCTGATTTGAAATCTGCACGCCCCTCCTCGCTGGCGCAGTTCCAGGGTCGACTCAAGCAAATCGAAGAACACTTCTTCCTTTCTGGAGGTCCTTTCATCAACGGTGCCAATATCAGCTTGGCGGATATCGAGGCGGTCTGGCCGGTGAGGTGGGCGTTTAAGTATTTGGGTGTTGACAAGGATGCGGGTGTTGGTAAGGATAAGTTCCCGAGGGTGTGGAAGTGGATTGAGAGCATGCCGGATGTTACTGCGCCGGAGATCAGTGCGGAGGATACGCATGCGAGTATTCGAGGGGCGCAGTATACGGCGAAGGAGATTGGGATTGCGAAGGATGATCCCACTGGACTGCAGGCGGGGACAAGGGTCAACGTGGAGAGCTTTGAGTAAGTGCTGCTGAGTGATGGTGATGTTTTGAGTTGTTACTGATATTGTGTAGCACCAAGGCAGGCGCATATCCACAAGCGGGGAAGCTTGTCGGACTCAGTGATGAGGAGATTGTGCTGGAGCTCAAGGATGGTGTGAGGCTGCACTTCCCCAGAGTGGGATATCTCGTTCGTGATGCGAATGCTGTTGTCGACTGAATGCGATTGTCGAGGGAGACGCAAGCTCGATGTAGATCATAGATCAGTTCGTAATGCCACTTTTCACGATACAATGCCATCCTGTCTCCCAAGCTGCCGTCAACGGTGATGTTCTTCACCACTCAATGACCTCCTCATGCTGCCAAAACTCTCCGGTCTTGCCTCCAATGTCCTGCAACGCCAACATAACCGGCGTCTGCGCTCCTTGATCCGGCGTCTTCCTTCCCCTTCCCTTCGTCATATCCGTATTGACATATCCCGGACAACACGCATTGATCAAAATATTCTTCTTCCTCCAGCTCCCCTCCAATGCCAATGCTTTGGTATAAGCCGTCTCACCAGCTTTACTAACACCATATGCAATACTCGGGAACCCCTCCTCTTTCTCCTGCCCTGCCTCGACGGCCTTCTGGAACTGCTGCATGATCGCCGTAACGGCGGGCACATCCTTCTTCGCCGCAGCCAAGAACGCCTCGCGAATCTCATCTGAATACTTGTTGAGTTTCCCACTCATACTGCTGACATTCACCAACCTGCCCCCTTCCCTTATCAACGGCAGCAGACTCTGGCATATCTCCAATGTACCGAAATAGTTCGTCTGTAATGTCTTCTTGACCACCCCAGCGTCGAAGCCTTCCATTGCGATTCCGGCATTGTTGATCAGGATATCGATGCCGTCGGAATGCTCTTTCTGCAGGAAATCTCGAAAGTCCTGGACGGATTTTGTTTGGTCTATGTCCACGGCGTGGTACTTGATGGTTGTGTCGCCGCCATGTTGGGAGAGGACGCCGGCGTCTTTGAATTGGGGGTCGGAGGTGAGGGTGTTGAGGGCTTCTTGGCCGCGTTCGGGGGAGCGGGCGGTGAGGTAGATTAGGAAGGGGCCCGAATTCAATGGCGAGGTAGGGTATTGGAGGGCGAGTTGTCGGACTGGCGGAGTCATGTTAGTGGGTGGTCTTTCGGTGGTCGAGGAAGAGTCGATATGCTATCGGGAATATCTCCTTACCAATGGCGAGACCAACGCCCTTGTTGGCACCTGTTACGGCGGCAATGCGAGATTGAACAGCCATATTGTATGATTAGCAGTGGTTGTCAACATTGTGAGACTTGTGGGCATATATGTTTGGCGAAAGACGATCACAAATGTCGAATCGTCATGGCATGACACGAACTTGACGCGCTGTGGAGATCTCCACCAGGATCAGGGAGGCGTGCTTTCCAGACATCACCTCCTTGAACAGTACAGACGTAACCACATTAACATCATCATAATCCATCGACATACGCGCATTGAGATCGCAGAAGGTGACCTGCCGACAACGAGCTTGAGCGGTGCCGCTGATACCATGCTTTCTCGACACCGCTTGTGAAGCATTGCCTCATTCAAGCCATCATCGCACCAATTCAGAGACCATCCACCGAAAATCCATGACGCCCAAAGGCAGGATTCAGGAGCTACGCAGGCTTCCCAGGTGGTTCTTTGGAGGCTGCTGGATGCAAAGGAACTTCGCCCTGTGCAACAGCACTCATGCCCAGGACTGCGAGACATTGCTGCGCACACACGAGATGTCTGCCAACCTGGTCCACTCATCCTCGCTGACCGGCTAGGTCGCATTCCACTCCGTCTTTACCCGGGGGCAAGAGCAGTGTCGTGTTCGAGACGTAGCCAATGGAAATTTGCCGGTACGTTGCACCAGGCCGGTGAAGCGTTCTGAAGCATTCTCTTTAGCTCTTCAATTTCAGCATGCAGCTCACATATATGCCGAGAAGGCTGCTGTTCAGATTGAACTTGTGATTTGACGCCAGTGCACAACTGAGAGACTTACTGATACAGGCACATCGAAAGATTGCATGTTCTTTCCTGATGGCGCACGGACTTTCTGTGGCTCAAGCGGCAGCTTTGATCAACGCTGCCTTTACCATTGGTGTGCATCAATGTACTATGCACGCATGTGGACACTGACATGCAGCAGCAAAGTTCAGCTTTCCTATGCTGACATCGATAATTGCCATTAGGTCTTTGAAGAGTCAACCTAACGCAGCGACTTGGTAATGCTCGCGCTTTCGCGTACAGTGTTTACATTGACAATGGATCAGGTCGGTCTTTGGCCGACTCATCAACGAGTCGCTGTGGCCAAAATTCCTAAGCACCGATACGGCTTCACCGAGAAGGGTACAAAAACGGATTACTGCACTGGCTGTAGCGTCGACGGCCGTCGCTTGGATCCTCGCGGTATCGGTTGCTATCACGCCGCTTGGCTTGCACGAAACAACAATACTCAAGCAAGAAGACAACGCACTTTTCGTACATGCCGTGGACGAGTCTGCGATTAATCAGGCCACCAGGTCCAGAGCAGCATACATGGCTAACAGAAGATGCGGTTCTTTGCTTGCAGTATCATGCCCCGGTAACACCGACAATCACACGATAACGGTTGGCAACCGGACTGTGTGGGCGGGTGTAGGGAATCAAGATCTCATGTCGACTACCATCGCCGACAACATCACCGACGCGTTTTCAGCCGCGACTCGAGCCGGCGGATCGACCATCGCCGGCGTTTTCGATATTCAATGGCGCTCTTACCTGAACTATAACAACGCTACAAACCCTGGTAATAGTGAGCCCTGGTTTGATGAAGGACGGCCACGCACAACAGACTCCTTCAGGTTCTCGCAGAACTTCGCCACTCAAGATCTCATACAGCTTGTCAATGGTCTCATTGTTTCAACCCTGTCTGACGGAACGCGTGGGATCGGATTTCGCAACCACACCATACCACTGGGCTCTGCGGATCAGCTCGGTCATCGTTGGGAGGAGCATATCCTCTGGCTTGCACCTGAGACCCATTGCACCAATCTAAACCTTTCATACGATGTGTCAATACCGGGACCAAATAGCTCCCGTCTCGATAGGCAAAGAATGCGTGTGACGGATCACGGCGGACTCTTTGATCGAGACGAAAATTATCGAATTCTCACCTTGAACGATACCCAAGATGACCCGAAACTTCAAGGCAGGTCTTGGAATGCTGCAGTCTATACGAACAGGCTCCTCAAGAGCTTGCTGAACGAAGGCTATAATGAGGATCACGAGCATGAACCGAAAGAATACCCTCTTGACAAGTATACACCGTCCGAACTATCGTCCGATCAGCGCGAGCTGCGACAGATCTCGTTAAGTCGGTTCGGCGAATTCTCCAAGTATTACGGACCTGCGCCAAACTTGCCACTCGATATGAGCATGCTAAATTCTAGAACTCCCGCGAACAAATCCTGGACCGAATCTTGGGCAAATATATCTAGCTCGCTGAAGAACATTGAGAGCATTGGTGACATACTCTGTAGTGTCCTACACACATGCAGCTCGCGCTAACTTCTTCACCAGATTCGCATGTGCTAGGTTGGTCAGGTGTGCTCACCAATATTTCCCAAGCTGGTGCGGTCGGGGGCCTACTGCTCGGTCCCGGCAGGAGAATTGATGCCGGCTCGCTCGCAGAACAGCCTGCGGCTATAGACTCTCACGTTGAACCAGGCTCGAATTGGACTCAGCCGCTCTACGCATGCGTATCAGCTATCAAAGCGTCTGTCAAGAAGGTTCGCTTCAGCACGAATGGCACAACCATACATGGCCGCCTCAGCGACATCCAGGTCGAGTCCATCATCGCCTCCGACATGCCTGTGACATGGGGCGTAGAGAACTCTGGGCGGACTGCGTCCTGGATCCAGCCATTGTGGGGCATTGTGAGTCCGGACGCAAGCCAGACCCACGACGTATTCACTCTACAGCGGCCGGAATTATACCTACCCACAGGCTCAGACAGTGTCTTTTTCACTGAGTTTGAACGCGGTGGTGACGCCGCTGCTGGTGCAAAGGCACCATTCCAAGCCCTGGGTACTATCTACTCATTCGACTTCCCAGACTCATTCCCAACATTGACGGGGTACGCGAACTGGCCAATCGCCCAGAAGTGGGCTCAACTCAGCAGAAACGCTTCTTCTGTCGGCGACATCATTAACCTGCTCTGGGTCGAGCTCATGGCCAATGCTGTGGTCGGCACAAAAAGTGTGCTCTCCCAGCCGGACGGCCCTGATCTGGAAATGGTCACTATGCCTGCATGGTACTACGAGCGCAGCCTTGCCTACGACTGGATCTACGCTATACCAGCTCTGATCTTCGCAACTATTTATCTGGCCGCATTGATCTTGTCTCTGGTCTTGGCAATTCCGAAGCGCTTGAGCTTTGACGATATTCGCTTCATGCTCAATCAGAGTGCTGCTGTCAGGACTATGACTACGGAGCGCTTCAAAAACGATGGCGACAGAGCTCGAGCTAAGACTAAGAAATGGGTTGAAGAGCTTGGTGATGAAATCGTCCAGTTGCCAGCACAGCTCAAGGATGCGGCTGCGAAGCAAGAGCAGAGTCTGCTGTCGCCGACCGTTGCTGCATAGAAGCCAACAAAGGACCAAGTCATGGAACTGTACGAAACGCAAACGTGATGGATTGTGGACATGGTTGTTCATTGTAGCTTGGGTTTGTGCTTCACTTCAACAAGAGATACGAGACATGCAGACAATTGCCAATCTCTGTATGCTTTGCCTGTGTGAGTGGCCATATAAAGGTTCAAGTCGATGGAATCTCCAATCCAACAACCAAAAGCTCCTTGTCTGTCTTCTCTACGCACCTCTTCGGCAATGTCTGCACTTCCACAATCTGCCACCGATCCAGGGACACCGTTAGTATCAGAGTGCTTGAAACACAAGACGATGCTAACATACTACAGCCAACCCTTCTCCACATTCGATGCCATCCGAAATGCAGTCCAAGAACGCCTACGACTTCAAGACCAAGACTGCGCCCTCATCGCAGAGGCGCTATGTACTCTAGCAGAAGGATACGTGGAAGAAGCACAGAGGTCTCAAGAAAAAGATGAACGTATCACCTTAGCCACACGGGCAATCAGCGCTGTTCTTTTGGCTCGTCTCTGCGCTCAGGACGTCGGGGACTTCGGAAGTCTGGCGAGCGACACTTTGGGACTCGCGTCATCTATACTTACGGCCTATGCCTGTCCTGCTGCGGAGGTGAAGCGAGTGCTTATGGAGTGGTATGTGAAAGAAGGCGATGAGAGGGTGACGGAGGATATCATGAAGCTGTTGCCAGCGAACGCGAAGACGGCTGCCGTGGAAGAAGTCGGTAACGAGCCTGAGGTTGCAGGCGAAGCTGTTCAAGACCATGGTCCCAGGCATGGTCTGCTCGCCTTATTGCTTATTATAGCATGTGCGATGATGATGCTGCGAATGGTATGAATGGGAAGGATTGCTGCATAGGGCTCCTCATCTACACCACGTCAAGTGAGATCAGGTCGACAGGGGTCGGTGTGGAGCAGCCGGCTTCACACTCAGCTGCGTGGCACTTCATTTCAACTAGTCTTATGATTCAGATTGCTGCTAATGTAACCGACCACAAAAGCACATCAGAAAGACCACAAGGAGTGACAGTCAATGGCAAGGAAAACACAATTCTACACCATGTGAAAGCAGACGGCCCCCAGTGAGTTGGCATGTGACAGAGAGCGAGCAGCTTACGTAGTGAACTTCTCTTGATCTCCAGACAAATCTTGTGCATCATCCTCTTCCACTCGTGCAACACACCTCGTGTTGCAACCTCACACCAAGGACCTTGCAGAACACCGCTTCATAGACGCTACCACCACAACACTCTCCAGAATCATGTTCATGTTGCGATATCTCCTGAACGCGATCACGTAATAGCTCCCCATGACCTGTGAGGAAATGTGCTGACACCCTACAGCCGTGAGCAGTTCCGAGTCGCGTATAGAGCTGCACTTGAGGAAGTCCACCAAGCCGACGGTATAAGCGACGATACGAAGCATCACCTCATCAAAAACGCCAACAAGCTTGCTCATCTTGCCATCCGCACTCGTAGTGCCTCGTCGGGT
Encoded here:
- a CDS encoding Carbonyl reductase [NADPH] 1, with amino-acid sequence MAVQSRIAAVTGANKGVGLAIVRQLALQYPTSPLNSGPFLIYLTARSPERGQEALNTLTSDPQFKDAGVLSQHGGDTTIKYHAVDIDQTKSVQDFRDFLQKEHSDGIDILINNAGIAMEGFDAGVVKKTLQTNYFGTLEICQSLLPLIREGGRLVNVSSMSGKLNKYSDEIREAFLAAAKKDVPAVTAIMQQFQKAVEAGQEKEEGFPSIAYGVSKAGETAYTKALALEGSWRKKNILINACCPGYVNTDMTKGRGRKTPDQGAQTPVMLALQDIGGKTGEFWQHEEVIEW